One genomic window of Cannabis sativa cultivar Pink pepper isolate KNU-18-1 chromosome 2, ASM2916894v1, whole genome shotgun sequence includes the following:
- the LOC115720913 gene encoding U-box domain-containing protein 9, which produces MADEVVMENDPSSMAAEKKTVGLKNKLQRLVKAIVDEEEVEDKEGNDTDKVEDKALRVLNSLKDLKLKNYSYDDSLAVPEVFKCPITRELMGDPVVLATGLTYDRPFIERWLCEGHITCPQTQQVLSHTGLTPNYLVRKLIYQWCIERGIEPPKVCQDNDVIVLRGDDKPDIKSLLEKLSMLEYDQNETAKEIRSLSRKSPFTREFFGKSTEAITKLLGPLTPGEADRNPDLQENIIETLLNVSIVDQNKKLVGENTLAITLLVESMQCGTIRTKGNAAAALSTLADYDSNKIIIGNSGAIKPLINLLEEEDQCVVKDAACALFNICTCHEIKQKAIKEGAVPVLVKRIQEDVMVEPLFSILALLSAHQLAVDEMNKVNVMPLLLSIIRQNTCEKTKENSISIIQILLNNDRRKMRAINVEEANHGTITKLSQTGTSRARRKAAGILERLKKGAFITHTA; this is translated from the exons ATGGCAGATGAAGTGGTGATGGAAAATGACCCATCATCCATGGCGGCGGAGAAGAAGACTGTGGGATTGAAGAATAAGTTGCAGAGATTGGTTAAAGCCATTGTAGATGAAGAAGAAGTAGAAGACAAGGAGGGCAACGACACAGACAAAGTTGAGGATAAAGCTTTGAGGGTCTTGAATTCTTTGAAGgatttgaaattgaaaaattattcgtATGATGACAGTCTTGCTGTTCCTGAAGTATTCAAATGTCCAATCACGAGAGAACTCATGGGAGACCCAGTTGTCTTGGCCACTGGACTG ACTTATGATCGGCCATTCATTGAAAGGTGGTTGTGTGAAGGTCACATAACATGTCCTCAAACCCAACAAGTACTCTCTCATACTGGACTCACTCCTAATTACTTAGTTCGAAAATTGATTTATCAATGGTGCATTGAGCGTGGGATTGAACCTCCAAAAGTCTGCCAAGATAATGATGTGATCGTGTTAAGAGGGGATGACAAACCTGACATAAAATCTCTCCTTGAGAAGCTATCGATGTTGGAATATGATCAGAATGAAACAGCAAAAGAAATTCGTTCTCTATCAAGGAAGAGTCCATTTACTCGGGAATTTTTCGGCAAGTCCACAGAAGCAATCACCAAACTGCTTGGCCCACTAACACCAGGGGAGGCTGATAGGAATCCTGATCTACaagaaaatataattgaaaCACTTCTTAACGTTTCTATAGTTGATCAGAACAAGAAATTAGTTGGGGAAAACACATTAGCAATCACTCTGCTTGTTGAATCAATGCAATGTGGAACCATTAGAACCAAAGGAAATGCTGCTGCAGCTCTCTCTACACTGGCAGACTATGATTCCAACAAGATTATTATAGGAAACTCCGGAGCTATTAAGCCTTTGATCAATCTTTTAGAGGAGGAGGACCAATGTGTGGTTAAGGATGCTGCTTGTGCACTATTCAACATTTGTACCTGCCATGAAATTAAACAGAAAGCCATTAAAGAAGGAGCAGTACCAGTGCTTGTGAAAAGGATTCAGGAAGATGTGATGGTCGAACCGTTGTTTTCTATACTTGCCCTGCTTTCTGCCCATCAGTTGGCTGTCGATGAAATGAACAAGGTTAATGTCATGCCTTTGTTGCTTAGCATTATAAGACAGAATACTTGTGAGAAGACCAAGGAAAATTCCATTTCTATAATCCAGATACTTCTTAACAATGATCGGAGGAAAATGAGGGCAATCAATGTTGAGGAAGCTAATCATGGTACAATAACCAAACTTTCTCAGACTGGGACTTCAAGAGCAAGAAGGAAGGCTGCAGGAATTCTTGAGAGGCTGAAAAAAGGTGCTTTCATAACACATACTGCCTGA